From Saccharomyces kudriavzevii IFO 1802 strain IFO1802 genome assembly, chromosome: 13, a single genomic window includes:
- the PRP39 gene encoding Prp39p (similar to Saccharomyces cerevisiae PRP39 (YML046W); ancestral locus Anc_1.493), with protein MSEPKFTIEEIDPRADALLGLDSLFLQDNTALVQAYHGMEWSDISSLTQMVDTIEQTVVKYGDPNDSIKVALETILWQILRKYPLLFGFWKRFATIEYQLFGLKKSIDILATSVKWFPTSLELWCDYLNVLCVNNPNERDFIRNNFQIAKSLIGEQFLSHTFWDKFIEFEVGQENWENIQRIYEYIIEIPLHQYARFFTSYKKFLNERNLKSTRDIDTVLRRTQTIVNEIWQFESKIKQPFFNLGQVLNDDLEYWLQYLNFATDPSKSLDKKFVMSVFDRCLIPYLYHEKVWIMYINWLNKADVSDEMIVDIYKRADTFLPLDFKTLRYDFLRFLKRKYRLNNVLFNKLFNETISHFLKLWPNDISLMTEYLCMWKRHYFKNSLEQPSKEILEKQTSFTKMLEMSITNYINNQIDPEVHLQTLINDKNLSIVVVDLIKTTWLVLKNNMQTRKYFNLYQKHSIIKNSVPFWLTYYKFEKSNVNFTKLNKFIKELGVEICLPTTIMNDILTDYKTFYLTHSNIVTYEAFTIDSNTFDPILYPELKISNPQYEPTVDIKANAEWHKRTEWKEAGHIGIMTERPQISNSIIECNSRNLIQKPIILPSFRNLEKINQIKINDLYTEEFLEERKL; from the coding sequence ATGTCAGAACCAAAGTTCACAATAGAAGAAATCGATCCTAGGGCTGATGCCCTTCTGGGTCTGGACTCCCTATTCCTTCAAGATAATACAGCATTGGTGCAGGCATATCATGGTATGGAATGGTCAGATATTTCCTCATTGACCCAAATGGTGGATACTATAGAACAAACAGTAGTGAAATATGGCGATCCAAACGATTCAATCAAAGTGGCTTTGGAAACTATTCTTTGGCAAATACTGCGTAAGTATCCTTTATTGTTCGGATTTTGGAAGAGGTTTGCCACTATTGAATACCAGTTGTTTGGTCTCAAGAAATCAATTGATATTCTTGCTACTTCCGTCAAATGGTTCCCAACTTCTCTAGAGTTGTGGTGCGATTATTTGAATGTGTTGTGTGTGAATAACCCTAACGAAAGGGATTTTATTAGAAACAATTTCCAAATCGCCAAAAGTCTTATTGGTGAGCAATTTCTATCGCATACATTTTGGGATAAGTTTATAGAATTTGAAGTTGGGCAAGAAAATTGGGAgaatattcaaagaatataCGAGTACATTATTGAAATTCCTTTACATCAGTATGCGAGATTTTTCACATCATATAAGAAGTTTTTAAATGAAAGGAACTTGAAATCAACAAGAGATATTGATACAGTCCTAAGAAGAACGCAAACAATTGTAAATGAAATTTGGCAGtttgaatcaaaaatcaaacaacCGTTTTTTAATTTGGGTCAAGTTTTGAATGATGATTTGGAATATTGGCTTCagtatttgaattttgcaACAGATCCTTCCAAGTCCCTAGATAAAAAGTTTGTAATGTCAGTCTTTGACAGATGCTTGATTCCTTATCTTTATCATGAAAAAGTATGGATAATGTACATTAACTGGCTAAATAAGGCAGATGTATCTGACGAAATGATAGTGGATATCTATAAAAGAGCCGACACGTTTTTACCTCTCGATTTTAAAACTCTAAGATATGATTTTCTTagattcttgaaaagaaagtacCGTTTAAATAATGTGTTATTCAACAAGTTATTCAATGAAACAATAtcacattttttgaagctcTGGCCTAATGATATTTCACTTATGACGGAATACCTTTGTATGTGGAAAAGACATTATTTCAAGAACTCCTTGGAGCAACCctcaaaagaaattctcGAGAAACAAACTTCATTTACCAAGATGTTAGAGATGTCGATCACTAATTACATAAACAATCAAATTGACCCCGAGGTACATTTGCAGACTTTAATAAATGACAAAAACTTGAGTATAGTAGTGGTAGATCTGATAAAGACCACATGGCTTGTACTCAAAAATAACATGCAAACTAGAAAGTATTTCAACCTTTACCAAAAACACTCTATTATAAAGAATTCTGTGCCGTTTTGGCTAACTTACTACAAATTCGAGAAGAGTAATGTGAACTTTACTAAGCTGAATAAATTCATTAAAGAGCTTGGCGTGGAAATTTGTTTACCAACTACAATAATGAATGATATTTTGACGGACTACAAGACTTTTTATTTAACGCATTCAAACATCGTTACGTATGAAGCCTTTACTATAGATTCAAACACTTTTGATCCTATTTTATATCCagagttgaaaatttcgaaTCCACAATACGAACCAACCGTGGATATAAAGGCAAATGCAGAATGGCATAAAAGAACGGAGTGGAAGGAGGCTGGTCATATCGGGATAATGACAGAAAGACCACAGATATCGAATAGTATAATTGAATGCAACTCAAGAAATTTAATTCAAAAGCCCATTATTTTGCCAAGTTTTAGGAAcctggaaaaaattaaccAGATTAAGATTAATGACCTGTATACTGAGGAATTTCTTGAGGAGAGGAAATTATAG
- the RRN11 gene encoding Rrn11p (similar to Saccharomyces cerevisiae RRN11 (YML043C); ancestral locus Anc_6.46), whose translation MFEVPITLTNKKFAQRRKLKYQYINHLSRRFDKVAKTTNTTDSLPTPENSAVENNDDDYDYDEDEEQIDEADVYRRSILQQTKRRRERHWKSVVGELYSSTETESDSQQEEIQENDGRETGRKNGDTDEERKFWKKHEKPERSFEIWQTASLQNKGPINRRKMTYHKFQKIQKNSLRKVQIPLLHCTKENRLYFRSLSKGLEPLQTPTSTIRNYQTRHIITLTNLLHINVSRHNWSLAYRIFATLIRIPEVQMKSIWGFGVKILDNLPDSSSSLDFLQWMCQIYSSKARFVQNINHRSIVPPFQTGSRTHTAKFATTYLWASLINCQKSIEPSTINDKHYDMENDRLQELIDKISEWVLTPPFMEDAEVWFIYASCHLLKADILSRQFVNDGTKGDLIGLDRDIKINQVIKHIHYVKVFLQTCLDKGGFTIPNRLIEIQLKNFELRLYGETQDVQEREIVDGYDETDISSVENSFGDVYETNAEFLDTQLMDLSPEDNEMAENHHSDEESSE comes from the coding sequence ATGTTTGAAGTCCCTATAACTTTGACCAATAAGAAGTTTGCTCAAAGGAGAAAGTTGAAATATCAATACATAAACCATCTCTCGAGAAGGTTTGATAAAGTCGCCAAGACAACTAATACTACAGATAGCTTGCCCACGCCCGAAAATTCCGCAGTGGAAAATAATGACGATGATTATGATTAtgacgaagacgaagaacAGATTGACGAAGCTGATGTTTATAGGAGGTCAATACTACagcaaacaaaaagaagaagagaaagacaCTGGAAAAGTGTTGTTGGTGAGCTCTACTCTAGTACGGAAACTGAATCTGACTCTCAACAGGAGGAAATTCAGGAGAATGATGGGCGTGAAACAGGTCGAAAGAACGGCGATACTGAtgaggaaagaaaattctggaaaaaacaCGAAAAACCTGAGAGGAGTTTTGAGATTTGGCAAACAGCGTCTTTACAAAATAAAGGCCCCATTAATAGGCGGAAAATGACATATcataaatttcaaaaaattcaaaaaaattctcttAGGAAAGTGCAAATTCCTCTTTTACATTGCACAAAGGAAAATAGACTTTATTTTCGATCATTGTCCAAGGGCTTGGAACCGCTGCAAACTCCGACATCTACTATCAGAAACTATCAGACAAGACATATAATAACATTAACCAACCTTTTGCATATAAATGTATCAAGACATAACTGGTCTCTTGCATATAGAATCTTTGCCACATTAATAAGAATTCCAGAGGTACAAATGAAGTCTATTTGGGGTTTCGGCGTGAAGATATTAGACAATTTGCCGGATTCATCATCTAGTCTTGACTTCTTACAGTGGATGTGTCAAATATACTCATCGAAGGCAAGATTCGTCCAGAATATCAATCACCGATCTATTGTTCCCCCGTTTCAAACTGGTTCTAGAACACATACCGCAAAGTTTGCCACTACCTACCTATGGGCGTCCCTAATTAATTGTCAGAAATCCATAGAACCATCAACCATCAATGATAAACATTACGATATGGAAAATGATAGACTGCAAGAATTGATAGATAAAATATCAGAATGGGTGTTGACCCCTCCATTTATGGAAGATGCCGAAGTTTGGTTCATTTATGCATCTTGTCATTTATTAAAGGCCGATATTTTATCGAGGCAATTTGTCAATGATGGCACAAAGGGCGACTTAATTGGACTGGACAGGGACATAAAGATCAACCAAGTAATAAAGCATATACATTATGTGAAGGTTTTTCTACAAACTTGCTTAGATAAAGGTGGGTTCACCATCCCCAACAGGTTGATTGAAATTCAATTGAAGAACTTTGAATTAAGATTATACGGGGAAACACAAGATGTTCAGGAAAGGGAAATAGTTGACGGCTACGATGAGACTGACATCAGTTCAGTTGAGAATTCGTTTGGAGACGTGTATGAAACAAATGCAGAATTTCTAGATACGCAACTTATGGATTTATCACCGGAGGACAACGAAATGGCCGAAAATCATCATAGTGATGAAGAGTCAAGTGAGTGA
- the CAT2 gene encoding carnitine O-acetyltransferase CAT2 (similar to Saccharomyces cerevisiae CAT2 (YML042W); ancestral locus Anc_5.512), giving the protein MRICHSVALQNFKHFPVTSRRAMHSAIVNYSTQKTQFPMETNNGEHYWAEKPNEFYQSKRPTFQGNTFAKQQDLPALPVPELDSTLNKYLQTIRPFCNDVETLERQRLLCKDFSEHMGPVLQNQLKEYARDKRNWMSKFWDDQSYLQYNDPIVPYVSYFYSHKPLPSHLSKIGNDPLIKATAIISTVIKFIEAIKDESLPAEIIKNSPFCMNSFSLMFNSSRLPGKPEDNQDTSIFYSVYENNFMTIAYKGKFYKLITHDDNNKPLSENEIWKQLYSVVFQGSQYECKLGGIGSLTSLPRDQWREVHMELTKNPTSQDSLEAIHKSSFMLCLDLDQSPVTLEEKSRNCWHGDGINRFYDKYLQFVVTGNGSSGFLAEHSKMDGTPTLFLNNFVCQQLNKLSADEFVRKVFTPSSKAALKPMELPFIITPKINKFIESAQSQFKETMNEHDLRVWHYNKFGKTFIKSHGMSPDAFIQQVMQLAVFKYFKRPLPTYEAASTRKYFKGRTETGRSVSTASLEFVSKWQNGEISIAEKIQALKHSAKEHSNYLKNAANGHGVDRHFFGLKNMMKPDSDQVPPLFKDPLFNYSSTWLISTSQLSSEYFDGYGWSQVNDNGFGLAYMLNNNWLHINIVNKPAKSGLSVNRLHYYLSQAADEIYEALENEKKLKAKL; this is encoded by the coding sequence ATGAGGATCTGTCATTCAGTAGCTCTGCAAAACTTCAAGCATTTTCCCGTGACGTCAAGAAGAGCAATGCATTCAGCCATTGTCAATTATTCTACCCAAAAGACTCAGTTTCCCATGGAGACTAATAACGGGGAACACTATTGGGCAGAAAAGCCGAAtgaattttatcaaagtaaGAGGCCAACATTTCAGGGCAATACTTTTGCTAAACAGCAAGATTTACCAGCATTGCCCGTGCCTGAGTTGGATTCTACGCTTAATAAGTACTTGCAAACCATCCGTCCGTTTTGCAATGATGTGGAAACATTAGAAAGACAGCGGCTGTTATGTAAGGACTTCTCGGAACATATGGGGCCTGTTTTACAAAACCAGTTGAAAGAGTATGCCCGCGATAAAAGAAACTGGATGTCGAAATTTTGGGACGACCAATCGTATTTACAATATAACGATCCTATTGTTCCCTATGTCTCTTATTTTTACTCTCATAAACCGCTACCAAGTCATCTATCCAAGATTGGTAACGACCCATTAATCAAAGCCACCGCAATTATATCGACCGTGATTAAGTTTATTGAAGCTATTAAGGATGAATCTTTACCTGCAGAAATTATTAAAAACTCGCCATTCTGCATGAATAGCTTCTCTTTGATGTTCAACTCTTCGAGGTTGCCCGGTAAGCCAGAGGATAATCAAGACACGAGCATTTTTTATTCGGTTTATGAAAATAACTTCATGACTATTGCTTATAAGGGTAAATTTTACAAACTGATTACTcatgatgataataacaaaCCGctttctgaaaatgaaatttggaAGCAACTGTATTCCGTTGTTTTCCAAGGGTCACAGTACGAGTGCAAATTAGGCGGTATTGGTTCTCTAACCTCTTTACCCCGTGATCAATGGCGTGAGGTTCACATGGAGCTTACGAAAAATCCTACTTCTCAAGACTCATTAGAAGCAATCCATAAGTCTTCGTTCATGCTCTGCTTGGATCTTGATCAATCCCCTGTGACTTTAGAGGAAAAGTCAAGGAACTGCTGGCATGGTGATGGTATCAACAGATTCTACGATAAGTACTTGCAATTCGTAGTCACTGGTAATGGTTCATCGGGTTTCTTGGCTGagcattcaaaaatggatgGAACGCCGactttattcttgaataaCTTCGTCTGTCAGCAGTTAAACAAACTAAGTGCGGATGAGTTCGTGAGAAAAGTATTTACACCATCATCCAAAGCAGCCTTAAAACCTATGGAACTGCCCTTTATCATCACCCCAAAGATCaataaattcattgaatctGCTCAATCGCAATTTAAGGAAACAATGAACGAGCACGATTTACGCGTCTGGCACTACAACAAATTTGGCAAGACTTTTATAAAAAGCCATGGTATGTCACCTGACGCGTTTATTCAACAAGTTATGCAATTGGCTGtgttcaaatatttcaagCGTCCACTACCCACTTACGAGGCTGCATCTACAAGAAAGTATTTTAAAGGTCGTACCGAAACCGGCAGGTCTGTATCCACCGCCTCTTTAGAGTTTGTTTCTAAATGGCAGAACGGGGAGATTTCCATTGCTGAAAAGATTCAAGCTCTGAAACATTCCGCTAAGGAACATTCTAATTATCTGAAAAATGCCGCCAATGGTCATGGTGTTGAccgtcatttttttggtcttaaaaatatgatgaaaCCTGACAGTGATCAAGTTCCGccacttttcaaagatcCTCTATTCAATTACTCTTCTACTTGGTTGATATCCACATCTCAGCTATCTTCTGAGTATTTTGATGGTTATGGTTGGTCTCAAGTCAATGATAATGGGTTTGGGCTGGCATATATGTTAAATAACAACTGGTTGCACATTAACATCGTGAACAAACCGGCCAAGAGCGGACTCAGTGTCAACAGATTACACTATTATTTGTCTCAAGCTGCCGATGAAATTTATGAGGCTTTGGAGAATGAGAAAAAACTAAAAGCAAAGTTATGA
- the VPS71 gene encoding Vps71p (similar to Saccharomyces cerevisiae VPS71 (YML041C); ancestral locus Anc_5.511), producing the protein MKTLVEEIDKRTYNPNAYFTSLDPQARRYTSKKIHKHGTTSTSRPVKRINYSLADLEAKLYTSRPDGDGSIISGQNDRNSKNSNSFEDRYTQQEILQSDRRFMELNTENLSDLPNVPTLLSDLTGVPRDRIESTTKPISQTSDGLSALMGGAPFGKEQSKYGHGWVLKPETLREVQLSYKSTKLPKPKRKNTNRIVALKKVLSSKRNLHSFLDSALLNLMDKNVIYHNVYNKRYFKVLPLITTCSICGGYDSISSCVNCGSKICSVNCFKLHNETRCRNR; encoded by the coding sequence ATGAAAACGTTAGTTGAAGAGATTGATAAAAGGACGTATAATCCCAACGCATATTTCACATCGCTAGACCCTCAAGCACGTCGATATACCTCTAAAAAAATCCATAAACATGGGACGACATCTACCTCTAGACCCGTGAAGCGCATAAACTATTCGTTGGCGGATTTAGAGGCCAAGTTGTATACCTCCAGGCCAGACGGTGATGGTAGTATTATCAGCGGACAGAATGATCGAAATAGTAAGAATTCGAATTCATTTGAAGATAGGTACACACAACAGGAAATTCTTCAGTCGGACAGGAGATTCATGGAATTGAATACAGAGAATTTGTCAGATTTGCCTAATGTACCGACTTTATTGAGTGATCTCACTGGCGTACCACGAGATCGAATCGAGTCGACCACGAAACCAATCTCCCAGACTTCAGATGGTCTCTCTGCATTGATGGGAGGCGCTCCTTTTGGGAAAGAGCAGTCCAAGTATGGCCATGGCTGGGTACTGAAGCCAGAGACTCTAAGGGAGGTTCAGTTATCCTATAAATCTACAAAGCTGCCGAAgccaaagagaaaaaacacaAACCGTATTGTTGCACTGAAGAAGGTTTTAAgttccaaaagaaatttacATTCATTTTTAGATTCGGCTTTGCTGAACTTGATGGATAAGAATGTCATTTATCACAACGTTTACAACAAGAGATATTTCAAAGTTTTACCTCTAATTACAACGTGCTCTATTTGTGGCGGCTACGACAGCATTTCAAGTTGTGTTAATTGCGGCAGTAAGATTTGTTCTGTGAATTGTTTCAAATTACATAATGAAACCAGGTGCAGGAATAGATAG
- the YMD8 gene encoding Ymd8p (similar to Saccharomyces cerevisiae YMD8 (YML038C); ancestral locus Anc_5.585): MDRTLFFTFLLGWYFCSIALSIYNRWMFDPKDGLGVGYPVLVTTFHQATLWLVSSIYIKLRHRPVKNALRRNNAFNWSFFLKFLVPTAIASAGDIGLSNVSLQYVPLTVYTIIKSSSIAFVLLFGCAFKLEKFHWKLALLVIIMFGGVSLMVFKPSDSNSTENDRALVIFGSVLVLASSCLSGLRWVYTQLVLRNNPIQTNVAAVDDSDGNTFAGTPDSADDETVVNPANNRMRENFRGSRPHPIHTIHQLAPIMGGTLLFTSLVLEKPFPGVFKSSLFRFNVGHGSNDTETNILSIAKGLLLLILPGFAVFLLTICEFSILEQTPVLTVSIAGIVKEVLTVIFGMIVLSERLSGFYNWLGMLIIMADVCYYNYFRYKQDSSQKYQSVSTQDASKELMGFQTYGQLGSKKSASYSIIVDSTNQEYELDIIAQNASRSSQQV, from the coding sequence ATGGATAGGACTCTCTTTTTTACATTTCTGCTTGGGTGgtatttttgttcaataGCGCTCTCCATATATAACAGATGGATGTTCGATCCGAAGGATGGATTGGGTGTTGGATATCCCGTGTTAGTGACGACGTTCCATCAGGCTACATTATGGTTAGTGTCGAGCATATATATCAAGCTCAGGCATAGACCAGTGAAGAATGCTCTGAGACGAAATAATGCTTTCAATTGGAGTTTTTTCCTGAAATTTCTAGTTCCTACAGCAATCGCTTCTGCAGGTGATATTGGGCTCAGCAACGTTTCGTTACAATATGTTCCCCTAACAGTTTATACCATTATAAAATCTTCCAGCATTGCTTTTGTCCTTTTATTCGGTTGTGCCTTCAAATTGGAGAAGTTTCATTGGAAACTGGCCCTTTTAGTAATAATCATGTTTGGTGGTGTATCATTAATGGTTTTCAAACCAAGTGACTCCAACAGTACCGAAAATGATCGGGCCCTGGTTATTTTTGGAAGCGTCCTCGTCTTAGCAAGCAGTTGCCTTTCTGGATTGAGATGGGTCTATACGCAGTTGGTGCTAAGAAATAATCCGATTCAGACTAATGTAGCCGCAGTGGATGATTCCGATGGTAATACTTTCGCGGGAACTCCAGATAGTGCAGATGATGAAACTGTTGTCAACCCTGCCAATAACAGGATGCGAGAAAATTTCAGAGGGTCCAGGCCTCATCCAATTCATACAATTCATCAGTTGGCTCCCATTATGGGCGGTACCCTACTATTCACTTCACTAGTCCTGGAAAAACCGTTCCCTGGTGTATTCAAATCTAGTTTATTTAGATTCAACGTCGGCCATGGTAGTAATGATACAGAGACAAATATTTTATCGATCGCAAAAGGCctgctgttgttgataTTACCTGGCTTTGCAGTCTTCTTGTTGACAATCTGTGAGTTCAGCATTTTAGAGCAAACACCCGTGTTGACAGTATCTATTGCTGGTATTGTAAAGGAAGTTTTGACAGTTATATTTGGTATGATTGTCCTTTCTGAAAGATTAAGCGGGTTTTACAATTGGTTAGGTATGCTCATTATCATGGCGGATGTCTGCTATTATAATTACTTTAGGTATAAGCAAGACTCGTCACAGAAGTACCAGTCGGTTTCAACTCAAGATGCTAGTAAAGAGTTAATGGGATTTCAAACCTATGGGCAGTTAGGgagcaaaaaaagtgcATCATACTCTATTATTGTTGATTCAACAAATCAAGAGTATGAGCTCGATATTATTGCCCAAAACGCTAGTCGTTCATCACAGCAGGTCTGA
- the LFT1 gene encoding Lft1p (similar to Saccharomyces cerevisiae YML037C; ancestral locus Anc_5.582), whose protein sequence is MDENKLIDQLLGKEYEPQDDPDEVKNEDVSLYGLLDEVANGRRLMNCLFHSSMQEGKKVGTDKLARKCRQILRVWTDEEKTITMNSGVLQLDGPVLFSWSHNSAPISTQKTANAALPKDSMHKENDKANVTTTRQLFDIASAEIDKCIAPNSKSWMGGKCFGENEPSGTESNKHSSAWANSDFKVDPLQKFIVKELPKTKKKPDDDQAKKTKSKRKSFFGFWSHSGTKSSSKKKSEKSMEAKAEIHEEAENTSRPPKEDNTLNDGNTTQSNQESTNNQQVKPTESEPPAVDDGCRDYDEFGGFEQASLHASDLLSSEPSIASIHSLKLGSFVPLQPKKKT, encoded by the coding sequence ATGGACGAGAATAAGTTAATTGACCAACTATTGGGTAAAGAATACGAGCCACAAGATGATCCGGACGAGGTAAAGAACGAAGATGTGTCGTTATATGGATTGTTGGATGAGGTGGCAAATGGTAGGAGACTAATGAACTGTTTGTTCCATTCATCTATgcaagaaggaaaaaaggtAGGCACCGATAAGCTTGCTAGGAAATGTCGACAAATACTAAGGGTTTGGACCGATGAGGAGAAAACTATAACCATGAATTCAGGTGTTTTACAACTGGATGGCccagttttattttcctgGAGTCATAATTCAGCACCCATTTCTACACAAAAGACTGCAAATGCAGCCCTACCCAAGGATTCTATGCACAAAGAAAACGACAAGGCTAATGTCACCACTACGAGACAATTATTTGATATAGCTTCTGCAGAGATCGATAAATGTATAGCACCGAACAGCAAGAGTTGGATGGGAGGGAAATGTTTTGGAGAAAATGAGCCAAGCGGCACTGAGAGCAATAAACATTCTTCTGCATGGGCTAACTCGGATTTTAAAGTAGACCCTCTACAGAAATTCATTGTCAAAGAATTGCCaaagacaaagaagaaacctGACGACGATCaagcaaagaaaaccaaatcaaaaagaaagagcttttttggattttggAGTCATTCTGGTACCAAATCAAgttcgaagaagaaatccgAGAAGTCCATGGAGGCCAAGGCGGAAATCCATGAAGAGGCAGAAAATACTAGCCGGCCGCCGAAAGAAGATAATACTTTAAACGACGGGAATACTACACAATCAAACCAAGAGAGCACAAATAACCAGCAGGTCAAACCCACAGAAAGCGAACCTCCAGCTGTCGACGACGGATGTCGTGATTATGATGAGTTCGGCGGATTCGAACAAGCGTCTCTGCACGCCAGTGATCTTCTTTCCAGTGAGCCCAGCATTGCTAGCATCCACTCACTGAAGCTGGGCTCATTTGTCCCATTGCaaccaaagaagaaaacttaA
- the CGI121 gene encoding Cgi121p (similar to Saccharomyces cerevisiae CGI121 (YML036W); ancestral locus Anc_5.581) produces the protein MTVFTIPQFPDTKISIAFFEQVRNADEIRSRMAELSTSFAFIDPRLICSEEQIYSAVYKTLIEVNYNKMRTRNLNSECVLCLSPTSNISYAFQIFGIKDDSSQLICLKFHAGDDDLDRERLAAELSSVVTGVEIEFNDENLSKFYDELLIRKVCSKATITWHSYTTSTLY, from the coding sequence ATGACAGTATTTACCATACCACAGTTTCCAGATACCAAAATCTCGATAGCTTTCTTTGAGCAAGTTCGGAATGCTGACGAAATACGCTCTAGAATGGCCGAGTTATCTACATCCTTCGCATTTATTGACCCCAGATTAATCTGTTCGGAGGAGCAAATATATTCTGCAGTTTACAAGACTTTGATAGAAGTGAATTATAATAAGAtgagaacaagaaatttgaattctgAGTGCGTACTGTGTCTTTCACCCACTTCCAATATTAGCTATGCCTTTCAAATATTCGGAATCAAAGACGACTCTTCACAGTTAATCTGCCTGAAGTTTCATGCTGGCGACGATGATCTGGACAGGGAACGGTTGGCCGCGGAGTTATCCTCCGTAGTAACTGGAGTAGAGATTGAATTCAATGATGAAAAtctatcaaaattttatgaTGAACTGCTCATCAGAAAAGTATGTTCAAAAGCCACAATCACGTGGCATAGCTATACAACTAGTACACTATACTAA